A window from Salvia miltiorrhiza cultivar Shanhuang (shh) chromosome 2, IMPLAD_Smil_shh, whole genome shotgun sequence encodes these proteins:
- the LOC131007897 gene encoding uncharacterized protein LOC131007897, whose amino-acid sequence MAEESRDEEGTIVRTTPVPAPSAQDDKLDKLCNMFEKFMTNQGTPNQGIPNIRKPVKLGGNNRGQNQKPFEPYRQQYNNQGWRQHENLRYGNNNFLGPNQGQTSNPPQYSQQPQQARGSSLSELVHQMAQQQVKFQQETEKFIMETRGGMQNVNSQLSHLAQAVARLESKQGELSSQVEVKKVNAMTLRGGKELPEVDKEKNQEKLEINEQIGMGSADEEELTQEKEAKRKATGKGKEKSSQTEPIIPFPGRMAKEQEKEELTELVKIFKNVEVNMPLLVALRSMPRCTKFLKELCTRKVKYTDDAKFQVGESISAVLQRDMAIKCGDPGMFYIPCVIGTMKVEKAMLDLGASINVMPLSMYQDLEIGPLKPTRLVIQLADRSNVYPERILEDVLVKVEELIFPADFYILDMGKSKARDPVMLLGRPFLKTARTRIDCDTGKLTCQFEGETVTLDIYNAMKHPADTEMVRSVDMIEKVVEENGITDEDLQEESLQEAVKILNAWSEGVNYTEALKIPTLKEEDRLVPSIQRAPKLELKSLPKHLKYIFLGDNDTLLVIINSELTLEDENKVKITLGKYKEAIG is encoded by the exons ATGGCCGAGGAATCGAGAGATGAGGAAGGGACTATAGTCAGAACTACTCCGGTGCCGGctccttctgcccaagacgaCAAGTTGGACAAACTGTGCAACATGTTTGAAAAATTCATGACAAACCAAGGAACACCCAATCAAGGGATTCCCAACATTCGGAAGCCTGTGAAG CTAGGAGGAAATAACAGAGGGCAAAACCAGAAACCTTTTGAGCCCTACAGGCAGCAGTACAACAATCAAGGGTGGAGACAACATGAGAACCTTAGGTACGGCAACAACAATTTTTTGGGGCCAAACCAAGGGCAGACGAGTAATCCACCACAATActcgcaacaacctcaacaggcaagaGGATCCTCCCTATCAGAGCTTGTGCATCAAATGGCCCAACAACAAGTGAAATTCCAGCAAGAGACCGAGAAGTTCATAATGGAGACGAGaggaggaatgcagaatgtgaactcccaactatcacatcttgcccaagcagTTGCCAGACTTGAAAGCAAACAAGGGGAACTCTCTTCGCAAGTGGAGGTGAAGAAGGTGAATGCCATGACACTCAGAGGAGGAAAGGAGTTACCCGAAGTTGATAAAGAGAAAAACCAAGAAAAGCTGGAGATCAACGAGCAAATCGGAATGGGATCAGCAGATGAGGAAGAACTTACCCAAGAGAAAGAGGCTAAGCGAAAGGCGACAGGGAAGGGAAAAGAGAAATCAAGCCAGACTGAGCCCATAATCCCTTTTCCAGGCAGAatggccaaggaacaagagaagGAAGAACTAACCGAACTGGTTAAAATCTTCAAAAATGTGGAGGTCAATATGCCCCTTTTGGTCGCGCTACGCTCTATGCCCAGATGCACGAAATTTCTCAAGGAACTCTGCACTCGGAAGGTCAAATACACTGATGATGCGAAATTTCAAGTGGGCGAGTCCATATCCGCGGTCTTACAACGAGATATGGCCATAAAATGTGGGGATCCTGGCATGTTTTACATCCCATGTGTAATAGGAACCATGAAGGTGGAGAAGGCAATGCTCGACTTAGGGGCATCCATCAACGTTATGCCCTTATCCATGTACCAGGACCTGGAGATAGGACCATTGAAGCCCACCCGATTGGTGATCCAATTGGCAGATCGATCAAATGTCTACCCAGAGAGAATATTGGAAGATGTTTTGGTCAAGGTGGAAGAACTCATCTTTCCAGCGGACTTCTACATTCTCGACATGGGGAAGTCAAAAGCACGGGATCCGGTCATGCTTTTGGGCAGACCATTTCTAAAGACTGCCAGGACTCGCATtgattgtgatacgggcaaGCTAACATGTCAGTTCGAAGGGGAAACAGTAACCTTAGACATATACAATGCCATGAAACATCCAGCTGATACAGAGATGGTGAGAAGTGTCGACATGATCGAGAAGGTTGTTGAGGAG AATGGCATAACCGATGAGGACTTGCAAGAGGAATCATTGCAAGAGGCGGTGAAGATACTAAATGCTTGGAGCGAAGGAGTCAACTACACGGAGGCCCTGAAAATCCCTACCTTGAAGGAGGAAGACCGACTGGTGCCTTCGATCCAACGGGCACCCAAGCTCGAGTTGAAGTCCTTGCCCAAACATCTCAAGTATATCTTTCTGGGCGATAATGACACTTTGCTCGTAATCATCAATTCGGAGTTGACACTCGAAGACGAGAACAAAGTCAAGATAACTTTAGGGAAATACAAGGAAGCAATTGGATGA
- the LOC131007898 gene encoding protein ALP1-like, with product MHEAKHGFPRMLGSLDCMHWPWKNCPTAWHGAYTRGNQGGPTIILEAVASQDLWIWHAFFGTPGSNNDINVLNNSTFFNDRLQGTGVPVTYQVNNAYCTSGYYLADGIYPNWPVFVKSPTHPTDLKGKRFKVMQEAAHKDIERAFGVLQARWTIVEGPSRLWCKEEMSDIMFTCIILHNMIIEDEGEHATQWEEDADEASSSAASQPRAEKESVSS from the coding sequence ATGCACGAGGCGAAGCACGGCTTCCCGAGAATGCTAGGGAGCCTCGATTGCATGCATTGGCCATGGAAGAATTGTCCAACGGCATGGCATGGCGCATACACTCGCGGCAATCAGGGGGGACCGACCATCATCCTCGAAGCCGTTGCATCGCAAGATCTATGGATCTGGCATGCTTTTTTTGGGACtcctggttcgaacaacgacatcaacgtgctcaacaactcGACTTTTTTCAACGATCGACTGCAAGGAACGGGGGTGCCGGTCACATATCAAGTCAACAACGCCTACTGTACAAGTGGGTACTACTTGGCTGACGGCATCTATCCCAATTGGCCGGTATTCGTGAAGAGTCCTACACATCCGACGGATCTGAAGGGAAAGAGATTCAAAGTGATGCAGGAAGCGGCTCACAAGGATATTGAACGAGCCTTCGGCgtccttcaagctcgttggACAATCGTCGAAGGACCATCGCGTCTTTGGTGCAAGGAGGAGATGAGCGACATCATGTTCACgtgcatcattttgcacaacatgatcatcgaAGACGAAGGCGAGCACGCAACACAgtgggaagaagacgccgacgaAGCTTCGAGTAGCGCCGCATCTCAACCTCGTGCCgaaaaggaaagtgtgtcttcataa